GCCGGCAGGGTGTGCGTGACGCGCAGCCGGCAGGCCCCGCCGACTGCACCCTTCGGATCGAGCCGGAACTCGACGCGGCCCGCGTAGCCGCTCGAGTCCGCTGCCGAGCGTGGCGGGTAGCCCGCATGCCCGCCCTCGTAGGCGCAGGCCAGCGGCGGCTCGAATCCCGTCCAGGTCGCCTGAAACGGCAGCCCTGAGCGGCCGGGCCGCGTCCACTCGAGCGTCAGGCGGCCGCCGGCCCGCGGTTCGCTGACCGCCCAATCGCAGAACCAGGCCTGCAGATGGCGGCCCTCGGTCAGCACGTCGAACAGCCGCGCGGGCGGGGCCGCGAGCGTCCGATCGAAGGCGAGAACCTGTTCGGGGTGCGTCATTCCTGCGCAGAGTAGCGCACCCGGACTTCAACCTTCGGCCCCGGCCCGGTGTCCAATCCCATGTTCGCGACCCATGACCTATCGTGTGCCCGGTGTCCGGGCACCTGACCGCGGGAGAAAACACATGTCGGTTCGGATCTTCCACGTCGCGCTGGTCGCGACCCTCCTCGCAGCGCCGCTCGCCGTGGCGCAGGCCGGGGGCTCGCACAGCGGAACCCACGTCAACTCGTCGAGCGGAGACGGACTGCCGCGCACGTCGTCCGGCGAGTGGTGGGTCGACCCGACATCGGATGCGTCGACTCTGCGGCTCGGGTTTCGAGTCGCACTCACCGGCAGCGGCACCAGCTGGAACACCATCGACGTCTCACTCGACCGGTTGCCGGGTCTCGATCGCCAGCTCCTCAAGGGCCGCGATGGCGCGACGAGCTTCGACATCAAGCGCGACGCTGGAACCTTCCACGCCACCGGCAAGTTCACCAAGCGCCGCGGTTCGGGTCGATTCACCTTCGAAGCCGATCCCGCCTACGCGCGCGAACTCGAGAAGCGTGGCATCGGCCGACCCGCCAGCGGGCAGCAGTTGACGCTCGCGATGCACGACGTGGGGCTCGCGTTCATCGACGCGCTGAGCGCGCAGCAGTACCCGCGACCGACGGTCGACGTGCTGGTGCAGTTCGGATGGCACGGCGTGACGCGCGAATACGTCGACGGACTCGCGCGTCTGGGTCATCGGCTCGGCGAGCTCGGTGCGCTGATCGAGGCGCGCGATCACGGCGTGTCGCTCGACTACATCGCGGACATGCAGCGGCTCGGATTCGACAAGCTCTCGATCGAGGAGCTGATCGAGGCGCGCGACCACGGCGTGGGACCCGAGTATGTCGCCGCCATGACGGCGAGCGGGCGCGAGAAGCTCTCGATCGAGGAGCTGATCAAGGCGCGCGATCATGGCGTGGATGCCGAGTTCGCCGCCGAGCTGAGTGCCGCGGGGCTCAAGGACTTCGGCTACGAGGATCTGATTCGGGCCCGCGATCACGGGGTGGACGGCAACTTCGCCGCCGAACTGTCGACCGCCGGCTACGCGAACCTCACGCTCGATCAGCTGATCCGCGCACGCGACCACGGAGTGACGGGGCGCCAGGCGCGGAAGATCAATGCGAAGCTCGGGCGGCGCACGACGTTCGACGAGCTGGTGCGGATCGTGGACCGCGGCGGGCTCGACTAGGCGCGCGAGCGCGAATTCTCGAGTGCCGCGCGCGCCTGCCCCTTCGCCGCCGCGCGGTCGCGGGAACGCTGCCACACCCGATCGCGCAACAGGTCGAGCCCCTCGCCCCGCAGCGCGGAGACGAACACCGCACCCGGATACTCGGCGCGAATCGCCTCGAGCGCGGTCTCGTCGGTCACCGCGTCGATCTTGTTGAACACCAGCATCGAAGGCTGCGGAGTGACGAGCAACTCCTCCAGAACTCCGTCGACCGCGCCGATGTGATCGCGAAACGCGAGATCGGCCGCGTCCACCACGTGCAGCAGCAGGTCGGCCTCGAGCGTCTCGGCGAGCGTGCTGCGAAACGACGCCACCAGATGATGCGGCAGTTTGCGGATGAATCCGACCGTGTCGGTGAGCAGCGCCACGTCGCGCTCGGGGCTCACCATCTGACGCGTGGTGGCATCGAGAGTCGCGAACAGACGGTCCTCGACGAACACCCGAGAGCGCGTGAGCGCATTGAACAACGTGCTCTTGCCGGCGTTCGTGTATCCGACCAGCGCGGCGCGGAACTCGCCGCGCCGTCGCCGTCGCTGGGTCTCGCGTTCACGCTCGACCGCGACCAGCTCGCGCTTGAGGCGTGCGATGCGATCGCGCACCAGCCGGCGATCGGTCTCGAGCTGGGTTTCGCCGGGGCCGCGCGTGCCGACGCCGC
This genomic interval from Candidatus Eisenbacteria bacterium contains the following:
- the hflX gene encoding GTPase HflX → MKREHFEVINPPREERAILVGHSTGSAEDLRRSLEELARLADTAGAIVMGQATQRRGSVHPATFIGKGKVAEVKALSEAHDVDVVIFDDDLSPAQVRNLEKAIDRKVVDRSELILDIFARRARSRESRLQVELAQLEYTFPRLTGMWKHLERQEGGVGTRGPGETQLETDRRLVRDRIARLKRELVAVERERETQRRRRRGEFRAALVGYTNAGKSTLFNALTRSRVFVEDRLFATLDATTRQMVSPERDVALLTDTVGFIRKLPHHLVASFRSTLAETLEADLLLHVVDAADLAFRDHIGAVDGVLEELLVTPQPSMLVFNKIDAVTDETALEAIRAEYPGAVFVSALRGEGLDLLRDRVWQRSRDRAAAKGQARAALENSRSRA
- a CDS encoding SRPBCC domain-containing protein, with protein sequence MTHPEQVLAFDRTLAAPPARLFDVLTEGRHLQAWFCDWAVSEPRAGGRLTLEWTRPGRSGLPFQATWTGFEPPLACAYEGGHAGYPPRSAADSSGYAGRVEFRLDPKGAVGGACRLRVTHTLPARPDYEPIAEQYRAAWPRALARLADYLAPRV